A part of Crassostrea angulata isolate pt1a10 chromosome 5, ASM2561291v2, whole genome shotgun sequence genomic DNA contains:
- the LOC128184593 gene encoding alpha-galactosidase A-like, with protein MTCWILVVVAILAVRGLHGLDNGLGLTPPMGWLTWERFRCNMDCDRDPDNCISEHLIKAMADIMAANGYRDAGYEYVIIDDCWLGPERDTNGRLVPDPNRFPSGIKNLSDYVHSKNLKFGIYQDFGTKTCGGFPGSEFYMQTDAETFADWGVDYLKFDGCNSNLYDFPSGYEAMGFFLNKTGRSIFYSCEWPFYKIVSGLQVDFAKVRKTCNLWRNYYDVQDSWSSVLDIVNFWGSNSKIFTKYAGPGGWNDPDMIILGNFGLSYEEERVQMAMWAILAAPLIMSNDLRHIRSSSKALLLNRNLIAINQDKLGIQGILLQKQNGIQIWSRDLSFNRTAVAFLNENSDGMPRFLSFSLVDLKLTSSTYNFTEAFDMKTNILVTRQRPLKIKVNPHGINLYIAKEMHL; from the exons ATGACTTGCTGGATACTGGTCGTTGTTGCTATTTTGGCGGTGAGGGGGTTACATGGGCTTGATAATGGACTAGGCTTGACCCCGCCCATGGGCTGGCTTACCTGGGAACGATTCCGATGCAATATGGATTGTGACAGAGATCCGGATAACTGCATAAG tgAACATTTGATAAAAGCTATGGCGGACATTATGGCAGCAAATGGTTACAGAGATGCTGGATATGAATATGTGATTATTGATGACTGTTGGCTAGGACCAGAGCGTGATACAAATGGACGACTGGTTCCTGATCCAAACAGATTTCCATCTGGAATTAAGAATTTATCGGATTAT GTTCATAGCAAGAATTTGAAGTTTGGTATCTATCAAGATTTTGGCACAAAGACTTGTGGTGGGTTCCCTGGAAGTGAATTTTATATGCAAACAGATGCCGAAACCTTTGCCGACTGGGGTGTGGACTACCTTAAATTTGATGGCTGCAATTCTAACCTTTATGATTTTCCTTCTG GGTATGAAGCAATGGGATTCTTTTTGAATAAAACAGGAAGATCAATATTTTACTCTTGTGAATGGCCATTTTACAAAATAGTTTCTGGACTTCAG GTCGATTTTGCAAAGGTGAGGAAGACTTGTAATTTGTGGAGAAATTATTACGACGTTCAAGATTCGTGGTCTAGTGTTCTTGACATTGTCAATTTTTGGGGAAGTAAttccaaaatatttacaaaatatgcaGGCCCAGGCGGATGGAATGACCCGGACATG ATTATTCTGGGGAATTTTGGATTAAGCTATGAAGAAGAACGGGTGCAGATGGCAATGTGGGCCATCTTGGCAGCACCTCTTATTATGTCAAATGATTTGAGGCACATACGTAGTAGTTCGAAAGCTCTTCTACTGAATAGAAACCTTATAGCCATTAATCAGGACAAACTAGGAATTCAGGGAATTTTATTGCAGAAG CAAAATGGAATCCAAATTTGGAGCCGGGATCTTTCGTTTAATAGAACAGCAGTAGCATTTCTTAACGAGAATTCAGATGGAATGCCAAGGTTCTTGAGTTTTTCTTTGGTTGATCTGAAATTGACATCATCAACGTACAACTTTACAGAGGCTTTTGACATGAAAACTAATATTCTTGTAACAAGGCAAAGACCActtaaaattaaagtaaatccacATGGTATTAATCTTTACATTGCCAAAGAAATGCATCTTTAA